Proteins found in one Rickettsiales bacterium genomic segment:
- a CDS encoding bi-domain-containing oxidoreductase yields MRQIAQNYKSGKVSLEDVDPPAVKAGTILVRSHYSVISPGTEGTKIKEGKMNLAQKAKARPDHVKKVLSSVRQQGLLSTYRKVMNKLDSLSPLGYSAAGIVEAVGRGVEGFEVGQRVAVAGAGYANHAEFNVIPSSLVTPVPDDVALDEAAFMTIGAVSLHGFRQGDLRLGETAVVVGLGLVGQLLIQFLRASGISVIGVDLDTARCEQAMEISDATLAGKPGEALLEETLMRLTNGNGADCVFLTVGSESNAPLEGALDMVRDRGRVVCVGKTKMDLPYGECFGKEIDFHFSRSYGPGRYDPNYEEKGQDYPIGYVRWTEGRNLEAFIDLLQQNKLNIAPLITHRFAFDEAVDVYEKLNDNSLQGMGLLFEYGEEAEMKHAAPTLSQTYSAKESIGIGCIGAGAYASSMLLPNLKAHKKARMEAVANATPLSAKNAQDKFGFKHSGTDYNAWIGEDAVDAIIIGTRHASHPHFVCEGLRAGKAVFVEKPLAVDYEGMQKIEEAARESGNIRLHVGFNRRFSPIMQDIKKHVSGPLSMHYRVHAGRIDKANWTHDKEEGGRFIGEAGHFLDVFTYLTGSKPIRVSASRLGGQDALAEDADNLAVSITYADGSIATLQYVIHGGDKLPKEHLEVSGGHQSFIMDNFETLTHYQQGKTAKIKKGYGNNKGQKQQMDAFVTALLKGANMPISLESLYDTTELTIAAVEAATSNQTLTLGDDVDNT; encoded by the coding sequence ATGAGACAAATCGCACAAAATTATAAATCCGGCAAAGTAAGTTTAGAGGATGTCGATCCGCCAGCCGTCAAAGCAGGAACCATTCTCGTTCGTTCGCATTATAGCGTGATTTCGCCTGGAACCGAGGGCACAAAGATTAAAGAGGGTAAAATGAATTTGGCGCAAAAAGCCAAAGCGCGCCCGGATCATGTCAAAAAAGTTCTCTCGTCTGTTCGCCAGCAAGGCTTACTTTCCACCTATCGCAAGGTGATGAATAAACTCGATTCCTTAAGCCCGCTTGGCTATTCCGCAGCCGGTATTGTGGAAGCGGTAGGCCGCGGAGTCGAAGGATTTGAAGTCGGCCAACGCGTTGCTGTTGCGGGTGCTGGCTATGCGAATCATGCTGAATTTAATGTAATCCCCTCTTCACTTGTGACACCTGTGCCGGACGATGTGGCACTTGATGAAGCCGCCTTTATGACTATCGGGGCGGTATCGCTCCACGGATTCCGCCAAGGCGATTTACGATTAGGCGAAACCGCCGTTGTCGTCGGTCTCGGCCTTGTGGGGCAATTATTGATTCAGTTCTTACGCGCCTCTGGTATTTCCGTTATCGGCGTTGATCTTGATACTGCACGCTGTGAGCAAGCAATGGAAATCAGTGATGCGACCCTTGCTGGAAAACCAGGCGAGGCATTACTTGAAGAAACTCTGATGCGTCTCACGAACGGCAATGGCGCTGATTGCGTTTTCCTAACGGTAGGTAGCGAGAGTAACGCACCACTCGAAGGAGCGCTTGATATGGTGCGTGACCGTGGTCGCGTCGTCTGTGTAGGCAAAACAAAGATGGATCTCCCTTATGGTGAATGTTTCGGCAAAGAGATTGATTTTCACTTTTCTCGCTCTTACGGCCCAGGGCGGTATGACCCAAATTACGAAGAAAAAGGCCAAGATTATCCGATCGGCTATGTGCGCTGGACAGAGGGCCGCAACCTCGAAGCCTTTATTGATTTGCTACAGCAGAATAAGCTAAATATCGCGCCTCTTATTACCCACCGCTTTGCATTTGATGAAGCTGTCGATGTGTATGAGAAGCTAAATGATAATAGCCTGCAAGGCATGGGCTTATTGTTTGAATATGGCGAAGAAGCGGAAATGAAACATGCCGCGCCCACGCTCAGCCAGACCTACTCCGCCAAAGAGAGTATCGGCATTGGCTGCATCGGCGCAGGTGCTTATGCCAGCAGCATGCTATTGCCAAATTTGAAAGCACATAAGAAAGCACGGATGGAAGCAGTTGCAAATGCGACGCCTCTCTCGGCAAAAAATGCGCAGGACAAGTTTGGATTCAAACATTCTGGCACCGATTACAATGCATGGATTGGCGAAGATGCCGTCGATGCAATTATCATCGGTACGCGTCATGCCAGTCATCCGCATTTTGTATGTGAGGGGCTACGCGCAGGCAAAGCCGTATTCGTCGAAAAGCCACTCGCCGTTGATTATGAAGGCATGCAGAAAATCGAAGAAGCGGCGCGTGAGAGCGGCAATATTCGCCTCCACGTCGGATTTAACCGTCGCTTCTCGCCGATCATGCAGGATATTAAGAAGCATGTAAGTGGCCCTCTATCGATGCATTACCGCGTGCATGCCGGGCGTATTGATAAAGCCAACTGGACACATGACAAAGAAGAAGGCGGACGTTTTATTGGTGAGGCAGGGCACTTCCTTGATGTGTTCACCTACCTTACCGGTAGCAAACCGATTCGCGTTTCTGCCAGCCGTTTGGGTGGTCAAGATGCACTTGCTGAGGATGCGGATAATCTGGCCGTGAGCATCACTTATGCCGATGGCTCTATCGCTACGTTGCAATATGTCATTCATGGCGGCGATAAACTACCTAAGGAGCATTTAGAAGTTTCCGGCGGGCATCAAAGCTTCATCATGGATAATTTTGAAACCCTCACCCATTACCAGCAAGGTAAAACGGCGAAGATCAAAAAAGGCTATGGCAATAATAAAGGCCAAAAGCAGCAAATGGATGCTTTCGTCACAGCATTACTCAAAGGTGCAAATATGCCAATTTCGCTAGAGTCACTTTATGATACGACAGAGCTAACCATCGCCGCCGTCGAAGCAGCAACCAGCAATCAAACCCTCACTTTAGGCGACGATGTCGACAACACTTGA
- a CDS encoding acyltransferase produces MRTKTTHQSPSLHNRINNFDILRLIMATLVLMSHGRYIFGLQIENPMFHQAEIAVNSFFIISGFLISWSIDRSFQFKQYTIKRLARVYPLYFVVITAQLILLNYYNQDIFNLGENLKYYFANLATLNFISPWFGTMVSEPINGSLWTIKVEIMFYAAIPIYIWFLKRFGLPWLFFSFACAFAWRFGLEDINIQWARQIPGSMAFFIAGSTAYFYGPRLIQRIQQNWRLLVPILAILSVMIAAAFENYYAWRLLYIFMLTVGIYIAAFKLPALHLRYDISYGIYLWHVPVFLTLRHIEFYASQPMMAYVLGSLVIAALSLASAILIELPMIRWASKRAKAIGTKT; encoded by the coding sequence ATGCGTACCAAAACCACACATCAATCGCCTAGCCTGCACAATCGTATCAATAATTTCGATATCCTCAGGCTCATAATGGCAACATTAGTGCTCATGAGTCATGGCAGGTACATCTTTGGATTGCAAATAGAGAATCCAATGTTCCACCAGGCCGAAATTGCCGTGAATAGCTTCTTCATCATTAGCGGTTTTTTAATCAGCTGGAGTATCGATCGATCCTTCCAATTCAAGCAATATACAATCAAACGCCTAGCGCGTGTATACCCTCTGTATTTTGTTGTGATTACCGCTCAGCTAATTTTACTTAATTACTATAATCAGGATATTTTTAATCTCGGTGAAAATCTCAAATACTATTTTGCAAATTTAGCCACCTTGAATTTCATCAGCCCCTGGTTTGGCACGATGGTGAGCGAGCCCATTAATGGCAGCCTATGGACGATTAAAGTCGAGATTATGTTTTATGCCGCCATTCCCATTTATATATGGTTTTTAAAACGCTTTGGACTCCCTTGGCTTTTCTTTAGCTTCGCCTGTGCCTTTGCTTGGCGCTTCGGCTTGGAAGATATCAACATCCAATGGGCGCGACAAATTCCAGGGTCGATGGCCTTCTTCATTGCGGGAAGCACGGCTTACTTCTATGGCCCTCGCCTGATCCAGCGCATTCAGCAAAATTGGCGCCTGCTCGTGCCGATACTCGCCATTTTATCGGTTATGATCGCCGCCGCATTTGAGAATTACTACGCATGGCGCTTGCTTTACATCTTCATGCTAACCGTCGGTATTTACATCGCGGCCTTCAAACTTCCAGCGCTGCATTTACGCTATGATATCTCTTACGGCATTTACCTTTGGCATGTTCCGGTTTTTCTCACTTTGCGGCATATTGAGTTTTATGCATCACAGCCTATGATGGCTTATGTACTTGGAAGCTTAGTGATAGCAGCGCTATCCCTTGCATCGGCTATCCTTATTGAGTTACCCATGATACGTTGGGCAAGTAAACGAGCGAAAGCTATCGGAACAAAAACATGA
- a CDS encoding polysaccharide biosynthesis/export family protein — MKIQHYIKNSLWLICTLLIASCGFETVKLPSSDQEITYNVAPIDEKLQVTVDTPFMEDAAPATKSKKNVPYDYIVGAGDSLLINLYLVSSDGSSGLTRIIPQAPALPSENMFLVGADGTLTVPYAGKMNVDGMPFGQVKNKLRQSFRKYFLDPQLEMTMANFSSSRVLVSGELTKPQEVTLSHRPLTVMDAITTAGGALPTADLRNAKITRANGKAEGIDVAAIIYEGAADNNKILLAGDTLHIPRNHANQIYVMGEVFDPKTLTMHPTGMNLTEALSAVRGLNPRTAKPSTIYVMREYAARSEGKRDVSVYHLDASNPKSYVYGSQFKLQPQDVVYIGSQTITDWSRFITQLLPGGIAGLVQPAPYVLN, encoded by the coding sequence ATGAAGATACAGCATTACATCAAGAACAGCCTGTGGCTGATATGCACCCTTCTTATCGCATCTTGTGGTTTTGAAACGGTTAAGCTGCCTTCGTCAGATCAAGAGATTACTTACAATGTAGCGCCGATTGATGAAAAATTGCAGGTGACGGTGGATACTCCCTTCATGGAGGATGCGGCGCCTGCCACAAAATCTAAAAAGAACGTGCCTTACGACTATATTGTAGGTGCGGGTGATTCGTTGCTCATCAATCTTTATCTCGTTAGCTCCGATGGAAGCTCTGGCCTGACACGTATTATTCCACAAGCGCCTGCACTGCCCTCAGAGAATATGTTTTTGGTGGGAGCCGATGGAACGTTAACAGTGCCCTATGCCGGTAAAATGAACGTAGATGGTATGCCGTTTGGGCAGGTGAAAAATAAATTACGCCAATCTTTCCGTAAATATTTTCTAGACCCACAATTAGAAATGACAATGGCGAATTTCTCTTCTTCGCGTGTGCTTGTGAGCGGTGAACTCACTAAGCCGCAGGAAGTAACTTTATCACATAGACCTTTAACGGTGATGGATGCAATTACCACGGCAGGAGGTGCGTTGCCAACCGCTGATCTGCGGAATGCGAAAATTACACGCGCGAATGGTAAGGCTGAAGGGATTGATGTGGCTGCAATTATCTATGAAGGTGCTGCTGATAATAATAAAATACTCCTTGCTGGGGATACGCTTCATATTCCGCGCAATCACGCGAATCAAATTTATGTGATGGGCGAGGTGTTCGATCCGAAAACGTTGACCATGCACCCAACCGGTATGAATTTGACGGAAGCGTTGAGCGCCGTGAGAGGGTTGAATCCACGTACCGCGAAACCATCGACTATTTACGTGATGCGCGAATATGCCGCGCGTAGCGAAGGCAAGCGCGATGTGTCAGTGTATCATCTCGATGCGAGCAATCCAAAATCTTATGTTTATGGCTCTCAGTTTAAACTGCAGCCGCAAGATGTTGTCTATATCGGTAGCCAAACGATTACTGATTGGAGCCGCTTTATCACACAATTATTACCAGGCGGCATTGCCGGCCTGGTTCAACCCGCGCCTTATGTTCTTAACTAG
- a CDS encoding polysaccharide biosynthesis C-terminal domain-containing protein, protein MLHSLFKSMSLVMFMRVGGIALQLLWFVILVRLLPLEAVGVYSVINSIWILTRALGPCGYATGFMREGSTLVSKQKFPKALGYLSFGIRQAFWFNSAFYIFIAIGAYLLRDSIPFISYTTVLWALLAGYAYLLFGFYSSAMLAMEKQISAHALESIILPVSVMLAMVTLHLYEQLTLEHLILTQVAIAITIALIYRFITVKSYGIKITKLTPKQQTNFTALARRLFGTIAFNNLNVRLPVVLSPFLIGIAGTALLEAALRFASLLGVIQWCAAFVIAPKLSKVDTKKEPDTLQELLVMGCWMVFIPACILFLILLFGGDILLNLIAGSEYMDAYIPLVILAFGYLINTSSGPTTHFYMMLGHEKTALKISASETIITMVLLVTLSQWLGIYGMAMGMTLGLIFRNFWLNQKLQKLTKLYSGVWSIKGWKHLFKLVREHA, encoded by the coding sequence ATGCTGCATTCGCTCTTCAAATCAATGTCTTTGGTCATGTTTATGCGTGTCGGCGGCATCGCACTGCAACTACTGTGGTTTGTGATACTTGTTCGCCTCCTCCCACTGGAAGCGGTCGGGGTCTATAGCGTTATCAATAGCATATGGATATTAACACGCGCTTTAGGGCCTTGCGGCTATGCAACCGGCTTTATGCGCGAAGGTAGCACTCTTGTTTCCAAACAGAAATTTCCGAAAGCACTTGGTTATCTTAGCTTTGGCATTCGTCAGGCCTTTTGGTTCAATTCAGCATTCTATATTTTCATCGCTATCGGCGCTTACTTACTGCGCGATTCTATTCCGTTTATCTCCTATACGACCGTGCTTTGGGCCTTGCTCGCCGGATATGCTTACCTACTCTTTGGCTTTTATTCTTCTGCCATGCTGGCGATGGAAAAACAAATTTCGGCGCATGCGCTAGAGTCGATTATTTTACCCGTATCGGTGATGCTGGCGATGGTAACCCTTCACCTTTATGAGCAACTCACACTCGAACATCTTATCCTCACACAAGTGGCTATCGCCATTACGATTGCGCTGATCTATCGTTTTATCACGGTTAAAAGCTATGGCATAAAAATCACCAAACTCACGCCCAAACAACAAACTAATTTCACTGCTCTGGCGCGACGCTTATTTGGCACGATCGCCTTTAACAATTTGAATGTGCGATTGCCTGTCGTGCTATCGCCTTTCCTCATTGGCATTGCAGGCACTGCTTTGTTAGAGGCAGCGCTACGTTTTGCCTCACTCCTGGGCGTCATCCAATGGTGCGCGGCTTTTGTGATTGCGCCGAAACTCTCCAAGGTCGATACAAAGAAAGAACCTGACACGTTACAAGAACTGCTCGTAATGGGCTGCTGGATGGTTTTCATTCCCGCATGCATTCTCTTTCTGATTCTCTTATTTGGCGGCGACATCCTCTTAAACCTTATCGCCGGAAGCGAGTATATGGACGCCTATATTCCTCTTGTTATTCTCGCTTTTGGTTACCTCATTAACACTTCATCTGGCCCTACCACGCATTTCTATATGATGCTCGGTCATGAGAAAACAGCCCTTAAAATCAGCGCTTCTGAGACTATTATCACCATGGTATTATTGGTTACACTCAGCCAATGGCTCGGGATTTATGGTATGGCGATGGGAATGACACTTGGCCTTATCTTCCGTAACTTTTGGCTCAATCAGAAACTCCAAAAACTAACCAAACTCTATAGCGGTGTGTGGTCAATCAAAGGGTGGAAACACTTATTCAAACTCGTGAGGGAACATGCGTAA
- a CDS encoding FkbM family methyltransferase: MATILHTSCAKTHGGSFNERLAMKLLWLASWLFVPIAFRGFWRVTRPILTLFGVKSRQWVQLKSGLRLSVDMADPYWNRLISPCFDYEPELDYLLSKLNDYDYHFIDCGANMGFWSCMVASAKYGAKPVISVEPLQDNFKLLASHVKENNLQAALHQNAVSQKAGEELTLYKPGGHASVSLVVGAEVEGAHKEQVTTVTIDSITEEARKNQANFVLKLDVEGVEVEALKGAGEFLKTNPIIFYEDHAEDSTSKVTDYILNDLGCIVYHITDDHKVLPVETVEQANKLKTDSTRGYNFMAFKLGCKMAEIVLK, translated from the coding sequence ATGGCAACAATCCTACACACGAGCTGCGCAAAAACGCACGGCGGTAGCTTCAACGAGCGTCTAGCAATGAAGTTACTATGGTTGGCATCATGGTTGTTTGTGCCGATTGCATTTCGAGGGTTCTGGCGAGTGACTCGCCCGATTTTAACACTCTTTGGCGTCAAAAGCCGTCAGTGGGTGCAGTTAAAGTCAGGATTGCGATTAAGCGTGGATATGGCTGACCCTTATTGGAATCGTCTTATCTCGCCTTGTTTCGATTATGAGCCTGAGCTGGATTATCTGCTCAGTAAACTTAACGATTACGATTATCACTTTATCGATTGTGGCGCTAATATGGGGTTCTGGAGTTGCATGGTGGCCTCTGCCAAATATGGTGCAAAGCCAGTGATCTCTGTGGAGCCATTGCAAGATAACTTCAAGTTACTTGCCTCGCATGTGAAAGAGAATAATCTACAAGCCGCGTTGCATCAAAATGCTGTTTCACAAAAGGCAGGCGAGGAGCTTACGCTCTACAAACCGGGCGGGCATGCGAGCGTATCGCTGGTTGTTGGTGCAGAAGTTGAAGGGGCGCATAAAGAGCAAGTGACCACGGTGACGATTGATAGCATCACCGAAGAAGCTCGCAAAAATCAAGCAAACTTTGTTCTAAAACTAGATGTTGAGGGAGTGGAGGTTGAGGCGCTCAAAGGCGCTGGCGAGTTTCTAAAAACGAACCCCATTATCTTTTATGAGGATCATGCAGAAGACTCGACGTCAAAAGTAACCGATTATATTTTGAACGATCTTGGATGCATCGTTTATCACATTACGGATGATCATAAGGTGTTGCCAGTCGAAACGGTAGAACAGGCTAATAAGCTAAAGACGGATAGTACCCGAGGCTATAACTTCATGGCCTTTAAGCTAGGCTGTAAAATGGCGGAAATTGTTTTGAAATAG
- the typA gene encoding translational GTPase TypA — MKEIRNIAIIAHVDHGKTTLIDSLLQQSGTFRENQSVQERVMDSNDLEKERGITILAKCTSVKYNDIRINIIDTPGHADFGGEVERVLSMADGVILLTDAAEGPMPQTKFVLGKALAQGLRPIVVINKVDRPDGRADEVVDEVFDLFAALDANEEQLDFPILYASGRDGWCTRELDDERKDLTPMLDLIIDHVPEPEVDKEAPFTMLATLLESDPFLGRILTGRIVSGVATVNMPFKTINLDGTQVESGRLTKLQTFSGVERVPVDKAVAGDIISIAGTSTSSVSDTICDPSVTVPVQSTPIDPPTMAITLSVNDSPYAGQEGNKVTSRMIRDRLLAEAETNVAITVTESAGKDAFEVGGRGELQLGVLIETMRREGFELTVSRPRVLLREENGQTLEPMEEVVVDVDEEYSGSVVEKVSLRKGVMTDMRPSGGGKQRITFLAPSRGLIGYQSEFLTDTRGTGIMNRLYHSHGEYKGEMEGRRNGALISTGQGEAVPYAIFNLQDRGIMFVSPQDKVYTGMVVGEHSRDNDLDINILKGKQLTNVRASGTDEAVRLVTPKKMTLEEMISYIEEDELVEVTPKSLRLRKRELDPNDRKRATRVSKKLG, encoded by the coding sequence ATGAAAGAAATTCGTAACATCGCCATCATCGCCCACGTTGATCATGGTAAGACCACCCTTATTGACTCACTTCTCCAACAATCTGGAACATTCCGTGAGAACCAGTCGGTTCAAGAACGTGTAATGGATAGCAACGATCTTGAAAAAGAGCGCGGTATCACCATTTTGGCAAAATGTACGTCTGTTAAGTATAACGATATCCGTATCAACATTATTGATACCCCAGGTCACGCCGATTTCGGGGGCGAGGTAGAGCGCGTACTCAGCATGGCAGATGGTGTAATCCTTCTGACGGATGCGGCTGAAGGCCCAATGCCACAAACGAAATTCGTACTCGGTAAAGCGCTCGCTCAAGGTCTGCGCCCGATCGTGGTTATCAACAAAGTAGATCGCCCCGATGGTCGTGCTGATGAAGTCGTTGATGAAGTATTTGATCTCTTCGCGGCACTTGATGCGAATGAAGAACAACTTGATTTCCCAATCCTTTACGCTTCTGGCCGCGATGGTTGGTGTACACGCGAATTAGACGATGAACGCAAAGACCTCACACCGATGCTCGACCTCATCATCGACCATGTGCCTGAACCAGAAGTAGATAAAGAAGCACCTTTCACGATGCTCGCAACCTTGCTTGAGTCTGACCCGTTCCTCGGTCGTATCCTGACAGGTCGTATCGTGAGTGGCGTCGCAACAGTGAACATGCCGTTCAAAACGATCAACCTCGATGGAACGCAGGTAGAATCTGGGCGCTTAACGAAGCTCCAAACCTTCTCAGGCGTTGAACGTGTACCGGTAGATAAAGCCGTTGCCGGTGATATTATCTCTATCGCTGGAACGTCGACTTCTTCTGTGTCGGATACAATCTGTGATCCTTCCGTAACGGTGCCTGTACAATCAACGCCGATTGATCCGCCAACAATGGCCATTACCCTCAGCGTAAATGATTCTCCTTATGCCGGCCAAGAAGGCAACAAAGTGACTAGCCGTATGATTCGTGACCGCCTACTAGCGGAAGCTGAAACTAACGTTGCTATTACTGTAACGGAATCTGCTGGCAAAGATGCTTTCGAAGTCGGTGGTCGTGGTGAATTACAACTTGGCGTATTGATCGAAACGATGCGTCGCGAAGGCTTTGAACTCACCGTTTCACGTCCACGCGTTCTTCTCAGAGAAGAAAATGGCCAAACACTTGAGCCAATGGAAGAAGTTGTCGTCGATGTAGATGAAGAATATAGCGGCTCCGTTGTGGAGAAAGTTAGCTTACGCAAAGGTGTGATGACTGACATGCGCCCATCAGGCGGTGGTAAGCAACGTATTACCTTCCTCGCCCCTTCACGCGGACTTATTGGTTACCAAAGCGAGTTCCTTACAGACACACGCGGAACCGGTATCATGAACCGTCTTTATCACAGCCATGGCGAATATAAAGGTGAGATGGAAGGCCGTCGTAACGGTGCATTGATCTCAACCGGTCAAGGCGAAGCGGTCCCTTATGCGATCTTCAACCTACAAGACCGTGGTATCATGTTCGTCAGCCCACAAGATAAAGTCTATACGGGCATGGTTGTCGGCGAACATAGCCGCGACAATGACCTAGATATCAATATCTTAAAGGGCAAACAACTCACCAACGTTCGCGCCAGCGGTACGGATGAAGCCGTTCGCCTCGTCACACCAAAGAAAATGACGCTGGAAGAGATGATTTCTTACATTGAAGAAGATGAACTCGTGGAAGTCACACCAAAAAGTCTACGCCTTCGCAAACGTGAACTAGATCCGAATGACCGTAAAAGAGCCACCCGTGTGAGCAAAAAACTAGGTTAA
- a CDS encoding DEAD/DEAH box helicase, translating into MENFAELELPYALNSALRKMQYEKPTPIQAKSIPLALEGRDILGSAQTGTGKTAAFGIPLVAHLMNNSKGSALVLCPTRELAMQVMGILKELTSRQKSIKSALLIGGESMGKQFTQLAQRPRIIVGTPGRINDHLERGKLMLHDAKFLVLDETDRMLDMGFESQLEEMFRYLPKVRQTLLFSATLPGSIVKISKKYLNNPERIAVDPTNETSKNVEIKEIKIAQGEKFGKLVEELGDREGSILVFVKTKRGCDNLAEKLHKKGFKVRAIHGDLKQSQRKRVLQGFRDEDYRILIATDVAARGLDVPHIEHVVNYDLPSVPEDYIHRVGRTGRAGAEGQSLCFISPEEADKWHAIQKMLDPKGDHGPAPRKGGAPSRSSGGGGKSKKPWTKNRSEGEGAKKFSPKGGRAFGSGKGQNKNNQPSNFKPSGNR; encoded by the coding sequence ATGGAAAATTTCGCGGAGCTAGAACTCCCCTACGCACTTAATTCTGCACTTAGAAAAATGCAGTATGAAAAACCAACCCCGATTCAAGCAAAGTCGATTCCGTTGGCACTTGAAGGCCGTGATATATTGGGCTCAGCTCAGACCGGTACGGGTAAGACGGCTGCTTTTGGTATTCCGCTCGTTGCCCACTTGATGAATAATTCAAAAGGTTCAGCGCTTGTGCTCTGCCCGACTCGTGAGCTTGCTATGCAGGTAATGGGTATTTTAAAAGAACTCACCAGCCGTCAAAAAAGTATCAAAAGTGCTTTGCTTATTGGTGGTGAATCTATGGGCAAACAATTTACTCAACTTGCACAACGCCCACGTATTATTGTTGGCACGCCGGGTCGTATCAATGATCACCTAGAGCGTGGCAAATTAATGCTTCATGACGCGAAGTTCCTCGTTCTCGATGAGACTGACCGTATGTTAGATATGGGCTTTGAATCACAGCTAGAAGAAATGTTCCGCTATTTACCGAAAGTACGCCAGACACTTCTATTCTCAGCAACCTTGCCAGGCAGTATTGTTAAAATCTCGAAGAAATACCTCAATAACCCAGAGCGTATTGCGGTTGACCCAACGAATGAGACGTCTAAGAACGTCGAAATTAAAGAGATTAAAATTGCTCAAGGCGAAAAATTTGGCAAGTTAGTCGAAGAACTTGGAGATCGCGAAGGTTCCATCCTTGTGTTTGTCAAAACCAAACGCGGTTGCGACAACTTGGCTGAAAAGCTGCATAAAAAAGGCTTCAAAGTGCGCGCCATTCACGGTGACCTCAAGCAATCGCAGCGTAAACGCGTGTTACAAGGCTTCCGCGACGAAGATTACCGCATTCTAATTGCAACCGATGTCGCCGCACGTGGCCTTGATGTGCCGCATATTGAGCATGTCGTAAATTACGATTTACCAAGCGTGCCCGAAGATTATATCCACCGTGTAGGCCGTACGGGCCGCGCCGGTGCAGAAGGGCAATCGCTTTGCTTTATCTCCCCTGAAGAAGCTGATAAATGGCACGCAATTCAAAAGATGCTCGACCCTAAAGGCGATCACGGCCCTGCCCCACGTAAAGGCGGTGCTCCAAGTCGTAGCAGCGGTGGCGGTGGAAAAAGCAAGAAACCTTGGACGAAAAACCGTAGTGAAGGCGAAGGCGCCAAAAAATTTAGCCCTAAAGGTGGCAGAGCCTTTGGCAGTGGCAAAGGCCAGAACAAAAACAACCAACCCAGTAACTTTAAACCTAGCGGAAATAGATAA
- the purQ gene encoding phosphoribosylformylglycinamidine synthase subunit PurQ: MKAAVIVFPGSNCDRDVFTVLESAWGLTGLSKGADAEHEVLKVWHGDSELPECDIVVLPGGFSYGDYLRSGAMSARSPIMAQVIEHANKGGKVLGICNGFQVLTESGLLPGTLMRNRDLKFICKDTHLRVENTESPFTRDYNAKQVVNIPVAHHDGNYFADDATLKALEDNGQVAFRYVTEHGEATKDANPNGSLNNIAGIFNEARNVLGMMPHPERHADVQLGCEDGRAMFEGLLAA, translated from the coding sequence ATGAAAGCTGCTGTTATTGTATTTCCTGGATCTAATTGTGATCGCGATGTCTTTACCGTGCTCGAATCAGCATGGGGCTTGACTGGCTTGTCAAAAGGCGCTGACGCTGAACATGAAGTGCTCAAAGTTTGGCACGGTGATAGCGAACTCCCTGAATGCGATATCGTCGTTTTACCGGGTGGATTCTCTTACGGCGATTACCTCCGCTCAGGTGCAATGTCTGCCCGTTCGCCTATCATGGCACAAGTAATTGAACATGCTAATAAAGGCGGCAAAGTTCTCGGCATTTGTAATGGCTTCCAAGTTCTAACCGAAAGCGGCTTACTTCCCGGCACTTTAATGCGTAACCGCGATCTCAAATTTATCTGCAAAGACACACACCTGCGCGTTGAAAATACAGAATCTCCTTTCACACGCGATTATAACGCGAAACAAGTCGTAAACATTCCTGTCGCACACCATGACGGAAACTATTTTGCCGATGATGCGACACTTAAGGCGCTTGAAGATAATGGCCAAGTGGCCTTTCGCTATGTAACTGAGCACGGCGAAGCAACAAAAGACGCAAACCCGAACGGTTCGCTCAATAATATCGCAGGCATCTTTAATGAAGCCCGCAACGTACTTGGCATGATGCCACACCCTGAGCGTCATGCTGACGTACAACTTGGCTGCGAAGATGGTCGCGCTATGTTTGAAGGTTTACTCGCGGCCTAA